A stretch of Leptospira perdikensis DNA encodes these proteins:
- a CDS encoding methyl-accepting chemotaxis protein codes for MKLYKRYARAFTLASQVFSLGVVVPIGIALILFYVDLSPTQIKTFIGATIAAGLTSLILPAFIFPKKLKAIQEGLVALESQTEKDPKTYISVWNLIAKMPVVGAVVGSCQWIMAFPIVIGPMLYLPETSKSDSFYIVCVLILTALLNILFSFILLEKASHLVLEDELLQAELKERISPYYRNLRSTVPIMFSIMVMVLSIFLLIYSFNVNAKSLEKAFSNQLYNFNQSNEAGIHVYFESVETNLKSVASLPVVRTALETKNYKLAEPALSKVLDDSQLLLENAYIASFDEGVPIVASGLPGGASVGYKLASNKEVLENIDAAKEGKNHVGVAVKSPINGSIVIMITSPVKNANGAVIGMVGMPFLVGKAMESFLKNVKIGTTGYSFLLDKQSTMVYHPNPKYLMHSFKNSEFEELAKNAGESDSFRNPWEGSTFLLRRKVSEKYGLQFFSTIDLKEIEVESLSSLRGLTIISIVGAIFIAIAIYLLFTARFKPMKTIGKILHDIEVGDLRHNAKMESSDEFARLARGLNATLKQISEVVGSNQAFSEDLASSAEQMSASLNMLSSNAQTQAASAEEISASIEEISAAVQNVDAQAEDQFRKVDFLKLKMAELSSLIEATGRQVGKASQDVTLISEEARSGQVSLDLMRNSITKISNSSEEIGSVIEIINNISEQINLLALNAAIEAARAGVYGRGFAVVADEIGKLAEKTAISIGDIGELIQANEKEIESGRENIETTIALIQRIIQGVSSFDEMTDTIESSTKEQLIINQKVGEEVDKVNQISQAIRLSMEEQKNAIGEVAQAIFSINDLTQGTAAGLEEMTATSNGIANLAETLKRKINFFKIS; via the coding sequence ATGAAATTATACAAACGCTACGCAAGGGCTTTCACTCTCGCTTCCCAAGTATTCTCCTTGGGAGTCGTGGTTCCTATTGGAATCGCTCTCATTCTTTTTTATGTCGATCTAAGTCCCACTCAAATCAAAACCTTCATTGGTGCAACGATTGCTGCGGGGCTTACTAGTCTCATCCTCCCTGCTTTCATCTTTCCTAAAAAATTAAAGGCCATCCAAGAAGGTCTCGTTGCCCTCGAATCCCAAACAGAAAAAGATCCTAAAACCTATATATCTGTCTGGAACCTAATTGCGAAGATGCCTGTGGTCGGTGCGGTGGTGGGAAGTTGTCAATGGATCATGGCGTTTCCGATTGTCATTGGCCCCATGCTTTATCTTCCTGAAACCAGTAAGTCAGATTCCTTTTATATCGTTTGTGTTTTGATCCTCACCGCTCTTCTGAATATTTTATTTTCGTTTATCCTTTTGGAAAAAGCCTCTCATTTGGTATTGGAAGACGAACTTCTCCAAGCCGAATTAAAAGAACGGATTTCTCCTTATTATAGAAATCTCAGAAGTACAGTCCCCATTATGTTCTCGATTATGGTAATGGTACTTTCTATTTTCCTTTTGATTTATTCATTTAATGTCAATGCTAAGTCCTTAGAAAAAGCCTTTTCGAACCAACTCTATAATTTCAATCAAAGTAACGAAGCCGGAATTCACGTATATTTCGAGTCAGTAGAAACCAATTTAAAAAGTGTAGCTTCTCTACCGGTAGTGAGAACAGCATTAGAAACTAAAAACTACAAACTGGCAGAACCAGCACTGTCCAAAGTTTTGGATGATTCTCAATTACTGTTAGAAAATGCTTATATCGCCTCTTTTGACGAAGGGGTTCCCATTGTTGCTTCGGGCCTTCCTGGAGGTGCAAGTGTTGGTTACAAGTTAGCATCCAATAAGGAAGTTCTTGAGAACATTGATGCGGCAAAAGAAGGAAAAAACCATGTAGGTGTAGCCGTTAAATCGCCGATTAACGGAAGTATTGTGATTATGATTACAAGCCCAGTAAAAAATGCCAATGGGGCTGTGATTGGAATGGTAGGGATGCCTTTTCTTGTGGGAAAAGCAATGGAATCCTTCCTAAAAAATGTGAAAATTGGAACCACTGGATATTCCTTTTTGTTGGACAAACAATCAACAATGGTATATCACCCCAATCCAAAATATTTGATGCATAGTTTTAAAAATTCAGAATTTGAAGAATTGGCTAAAAATGCTGGGGAATCAGATTCTTTTCGTAATCCTTGGGAAGGTTCTACCTTTTTACTCCGTAGGAAGGTAAGCGAAAAATACGGTCTACAATTCTTTTCTACTATTGATTTAAAAGAGATTGAAGTGGAGAGCCTTTCTTCTCTAAGAGGACTAACAATCATTAGTATTGTAGGAGCAATTTTTATTGCCATTGCAATTTATCTATTGTTTACTGCTCGGTTCAAACCAATGAAAACCATTGGGAAAATCCTTCATGATATTGAAGTAGGTGACCTTCGTCACAATGCCAAAATGGAATCTTCTGATGAGTTCGCAAGACTGGCACGCGGTCTCAACGCAACGTTAAAACAAATTTCAGAAGTTGTGGGATCCAACCAAGCATTCTCTGAAGACCTTGCATCTTCCGCAGAACAGATGTCAGCTTCTCTGAATATGTTATCTTCCAATGCACAAACGCAAGCTGCTTCTGCTGAGGAAATATCTGCTTCGATTGAAGAGATTTCTGCGGCAGTCCAAAATGTGGATGCACAAGCGGAAGATCAGTTCCGCAAAGTAGATTTTTTGAAATTAAAGATGGCAGAACTTTCTAGTTTGATCGAAGCAACTGGAAGGCAAGTGGGCAAAGCTTCACAAGACGTAACCCTCATTTCGGAAGAAGCTCGGTCGGGCCAGGTCTCATTGGATTTGATGAGAAATTCTATCACAAAAATCAGTAACAGTTCTGAAGAAATTGGTAGTGTGATTGAAATCATTAATAATATCTCTGAACAAATCAACTTACTGGCATTAAATGCTGCGATTGAAGCGGCAAGGGCCGGAGTGTATGGAAGAGGATTTGCTGTGGTTGCTGACGAAATCGGGAAGTTGGCCGAAAAAACTGCCATCTCTATCGGTGACATTGGGGAACTCATTCAAGCCAATGAAAAGGAAATTGAAAGTGGTCGCGAGAATATCGAAACTACGATTGCCCTCATCCAAAGGATCATCCAGGGTGTGAGTTCCTTCGATGAAATGACGGATACGATTGAGTCGAGCACCAAAGAACAACTCATCATCAACCAAAAAGTAGGGGAAGAGGTGGACAAGGTGAACCAAATCAGCCAGGCCATCCGTCTTTCTATGGAAGAGCAGAAAAATGCGATTGGTGAGGTGGCTCAGGCCATTTTCAGCATCAATGATTTGACCCAAGGGACAGCTGCTGGGCTTGAAGAGATGACAGCAACCTCCAATGGGATCGCCAATTTGGCAGAAACCTTAAAACGTAAGATCAATTTCTTCAAAATCTCCTAA
- a CDS encoding methyl-accepting chemotaxis protein, whose amino-acid sequence MNIKQKLALGTSIITLFSLGVILTLISYVIYKNAKENALENISVLADKISLDVEDYLSAPLNEAFLLKQMLQEPNLLDRDRIFRILNVMTASNESILGTYVVFEPNAFDGKDTNYRNTNYHDNSGRLIPYSVKSNGKIIIEPVVGFDLPESDFYQLPKKNKKVELIPPFDYKVDGKEVTMISLVYPVIRNQNFLGIAGADLSLETIRTYLHNLKILDGAVKITLVASNGYVLFNGLHPDKKDVQWEDKEDMYVNLAMSSKQRQSYSDSDYFHVSLPIQLVENTAPWALRVSYPQEKITNEIQFIFWIALGLGVTGILFSTLANVIIFRKLVDSRLQTLIAFTKDAANGNLSKEINDTQKDEIGNLVEAVVAMIESIRHILSVAQTSGSELTETSKFMENTIIELSDLAQSQAASSEEASATVEELNASSETINANVVQAVDNSKSIHNSLHAIQTLVQNITTEVESFGKIAVLANQKAEEGRNMAGFTSKAIEEIQEKSLAITEFSEVISNISEKTSLLALNAAIEAARAGESGRGFAVVAEEISKLASQAAESVSQINTLSEEALHSIQNGGTQVTKLIDLLREIIKEVSVIFEKAREIVPLIQDQKTRTDQIYVEIEEITSLVESIQQSTEEQKRATFELSNMTINISNGSQILSEQSETMSANSIRMTGISSKISEVLLKFNL is encoded by the coding sequence ATGAACATTAAACAGAAGTTAGCTTTAGGCACATCAATCATTACCCTGTTTTCATTAGGAGTAATACTCACACTTATCTCTTATGTCATATATAAAAATGCCAAAGAAAACGCTCTAGAAAACATCTCTGTACTTGCAGATAAAATCTCTTTGGATGTAGAAGACTATCTTTCTGCTCCATTAAACGAAGCATTTCTTCTAAAACAAATGTTACAAGAACCAAACCTTTTGGATCGAGATCGGATTTTCCGGATTTTGAATGTGATGACGGCATCGAATGAATCCATTCTCGGAACTTATGTTGTCTTCGAACCCAATGCCTTCGATGGGAAAGACACTAACTATCGTAATACGAACTATCATGATAACTCGGGTAGACTGATCCCCTATTCTGTAAAATCGAATGGCAAAATTATCATTGAACCAGTGGTTGGGTTTGACCTTCCCGAATCTGACTTTTACCAACTCCCCAAAAAGAACAAAAAAGTAGAACTCATTCCACCATTTGATTACAAAGTAGATGGTAAAGAAGTAACGATGATTTCTCTTGTATATCCAGTGATCCGTAACCAAAACTTTCTTGGGATCGCAGGTGCTGATCTTTCTTTAGAGACCATTCGAACTTACCTACATAATCTAAAAATTCTAGACGGTGCTGTAAAAATCACACTCGTTGCAAGTAACGGATATGTGTTATTTAATGGCCTTCATCCTGATAAGAAGGATGTACAGTGGGAAGACAAGGAAGATATGTATGTAAATTTAGCTATGTCATCTAAACAAAGACAAAGTTATTCTGACTCTGATTACTTTCACGTGAGTTTACCGATCCAACTAGTGGAAAACACAGCTCCCTGGGCACTTCGTGTCTCTTATCCGCAAGAAAAAATCACAAACGAAATTCAATTTATCTTTTGGATTGCTTTAGGCCTTGGAGTGACAGGAATTCTATTTTCTACTTTGGCCAATGTCATTATCTTTCGTAAACTTGTGGATAGTAGACTCCAGACTTTGATTGCCTTTACAAAAGATGCAGCTAACGGGAATCTCTCCAAAGAAATCAACGACACACAAAAAGATGAAATTGGAAATTTAGTCGAAGCTGTAGTTGCGATGATTGAAAGCATTCGACATATTTTAAGTGTCGCACAGACTTCAGGTTCAGAACTAACTGAGACTTCCAAGTTTATGGAAAATACCATCATTGAACTTTCTGATTTGGCACAAAGCCAAGCCGCCTCTTCCGAAGAAGCCAGTGCCACTGTGGAAGAACTCAATGCATCTTCCGAAACTATCAATGCCAATGTGGTACAGGCGGTTGATAACTCTAAGTCAATTCACAACTCACTTCATGCGATCCAAACTTTAGTTCAAAACATCACTACGGAAGTGGAGTCCTTTGGGAAAATTGCAGTCCTTGCCAATCAAAAAGCAGAAGAAGGACGGAATATGGCGGGATTCACTTCAAAAGCAATTGAAGAAATCCAGGAGAAGTCACTTGCTATTACCGAGTTTTCTGAAGTTATCTCCAATATTTCAGAGAAGACCAGCTTACTGGCATTAAACGCTGCCATTGAAGCCGCAAGAGCTGGTGAATCGGGTCGGGGGTTTGCTGTTGTTGCGGAAGAAATTTCGAAACTTGCCTCTCAAGCGGCTGAATCCGTTTCACAGATCAATACCTTATCCGAAGAAGCTTTACATTCCATCCAAAATGGTGGGACTCAAGTCACAAAACTTATTGATTTGTTACGAGAAATCATAAAAGAAGTTTCCGTAATTTTTGAAAAGGCTAGAGAAATTGTCCCCCTCATCCAAGACCAAAAAACTAGAACCGATCAGATCTACGTAGAAATCGAAGAAATCACATCTCTAGTTGAGTCTATTCAACAATCTACGGAAGAACAAAAAAGAGCCACCTTCGAACTATCAAATATGACAATTAATATTTCCAATGGTTCCCAAATTCTGTCGGAACAATCGGAGACCATGTCAGCCAATTCTATTCGTATGACAGGAATTAGTTCCAAAATTTCAGAAGTTTTATTAAAATTCAACTTATAG
- a CDS encoding ArsR/SmtB family transcription factor: MATETLSPTRPSGHLLSATKAISDETRIRILHILSFGAFSVNEVVEILGMGQSRISRHLKILTEAGLIGTRREGSLVYSFLPEEEDTALKFPLELTKLLLSYKEDLPSRERDQKMVHQILETRERKSKSFFDTVAESWEKLQEETLNPKLYRSWILQELPACENILDLGCGPGGLIPFLLNKAKHVTGVDNSSKMIESASSNYGKNPSVSLIQTPMEHLPLAANSCDAVVASMVMHHISHPPTVLEEVARVLKPGGVLCIVDLAKHNAEYMRDNFADLWLGFEPELFESWLSNAGFKVGSMNEIQTESSFKILTIKATKEEGGQYVHSN, translated from the coding sequence ATGGCAACAGAAACCCTTTCCCCAACTAGGCCCTCCGGCCACCTGCTTTCTGCTACGAAAGCCATTTCCGATGAAACGCGGATACGGATCCTCCATATCCTCAGTTTTGGGGCTTTTTCCGTAAATGAAGTGGTGGAGATTTTGGGTATGGGTCAGTCTCGGATCTCCCGCCATTTGAAGATATTAACTGAGGCCGGACTCATTGGCACACGCCGGGAAGGAAGTCTTGTTTATAGTTTTCTTCCGGAAGAAGAAGATACAGCTCTAAAGTTTCCTTTGGAGCTCACAAAATTATTGTTATCTTATAAAGAGGACCTCCCCTCAAGGGAAAGGGACCAAAAGATGGTCCACCAAATTCTCGAGACCAGAGAACGTAAATCAAAGTCTTTCTTTGATACTGTAGCCGAGAGTTGGGAGAAATTACAAGAAGAGACCTTAAATCCCAAACTCTATAGGTCTTGGATTTTACAAGAGTTACCCGCTTGTGAAAATATTTTGGATTTGGGTTGTGGGCCCGGTGGCCTCATTCCTTTTCTTTTGAACAAAGCCAAACATGTGACAGGAGTGGATAACTCTTCTAAAATGATTGAAAGTGCTTCGTCCAATTATGGGAAAAATCCAAGTGTTAGTCTCATTCAAACTCCTATGGAGCATCTACCCTTAGCAGCTAATTCTTGTGATGCGGTAGTTGCTTCTATGGTAATGCACCATATTTCCCACCCACCCACAGTACTCGAAGAGGTAGCTCGGGTTCTGAAACCAGGTGGGGTTTTATGTATTGTTGACTTAGCAAAACACAATGCAGAGTATATGAGGGATAATTTTGCAGACTTGTGGCTTGGATTTGAACCTGAACTATTTGAGTCTTGGTTATCCAATGCAGGTTTTAAAGTCGGATCTATGAATGAGATCCAAACAGAATCTAGTTTTAAAATTTTAACTATCAAAGCAACAAAAGAAGAAGGAGGACAATATGTCCACAGCAACTGA
- a CDS encoding VOC family protein → MIHHIAIGTPNPSNLAEFYLQIPGAKKTQEFHYDSGMVRSIWIEFGPIILMLEEGAKSSPRALVFSFTEKEKTKWIQFLNQIQIQNKTDYTVYFLDSDGNLLGLSQYPEKLTLI, encoded by the coding sequence ATGATTCACCATATTGCCATAGGTACTCCGAACCCTTCCAATTTAGCAGAGTTTTACCTCCAAATTCCGGGGGCAAAGAAAACTCAGGAATTTCATTATGACTCAGGAATGGTTCGTTCCATTTGGATCGAGTTTGGCCCCATCATTCTGATGTTGGAAGAAGGAGCGAAATCTTCTCCTCGTGCTCTTGTTTTTTCATTCACAGAAAAAGAGAAAACAAAATGGATCCAATTCCTAAACCAAATACAGATCCAAAACAAAACAGATTACACTGTATACTTTTTAGACAGTGATGGAAATCTACTGGGCTTAAGCCAATATCCAGAAAAACTCACTCTTATATAA
- a CDS encoding methyl-accepting chemotaxis protein, giving the protein MSIKKKIILISLAVISVIIAGIMIVLSLVVRSTLLHNLEEDTEYISSKIIGDISHQMKVPLNKTFAFRKSFEDGSITSRPAAIRYLKTLIAEKDIAFAAYCGFEPNAFDGKDAAYKFTPDHDETGRFIPYVFRNEDKISSEVLKDVDDPIKGEFYQKPKATLKTSITSPYIYKVGGVDTFIVSIMEPILRNGKFIGISGIDISLATIKKYLDTLKFADGEGKITLISDNHLVLYDGFSNLSEGLDFRSQADAFFYDRLKNKDKSIYRFHGYYHVAVPITIIEDNAPWFARISVPESQIQSTLNSILITTITLGILGVVLSTLSIYFSFQRLVDRRIKAINLSTDKVASGDLRESIAIDQLDELGSIMVSLGKMIEHLRKLIRIAQKSSGKISETTDKIRGTITELTDLAQNQAASSEEASATVEELNASSETIHSNVLSAVENTETIHQSLGDIQQLMKRILEKVNSFGEISVRANRNAEEGRTMAKEASHAIQEIQDKSKTITAFSNVISDIAKRTGLLALNAAIEAARAGESGKGFAVVAEEITKLASQSAESVSQINVLSSEALASIERGNVQVEKLVDVLKKITDEVSEIFVSSNEIRPMIEDQSARTESIYAEVAEITDQVKAIQLSTEEQQRATNELANMTVNISNGSQVLSDQSSSMSENAERLSQVTTTLDELLKSFKISKE; this is encoded by the coding sequence ATGAGTATCAAAAAGAAAATCATTCTAATATCCCTGGCAGTCATTTCTGTTATTATCGCAGGGATTATGATTGTATTGTCTTTGGTTGTCAGATCTACCCTTTTACATAACTTAGAGGAAGATACAGAATATATTTCATCAAAAATCATAGGTGACATCTCTCACCAAATGAAAGTTCCTTTAAACAAAACCTTTGCCTTTCGTAAATCTTTTGAAGATGGGTCGATCACTTCAAGACCTGCGGCCATTCGGTATCTAAAAACCTTAATCGCCGAAAAAGATATTGCCTTTGCTGCTTATTGTGGATTTGAGCCGAATGCTTTTGATGGAAAAGATGCGGCATATAAATTTACTCCAGACCACGACGAAACTGGTCGGTTCATCCCTTACGTATTTCGCAATGAGGACAAAATTTCGTCAGAAGTTTTAAAAGATGTGGATGATCCCATTAAGGGTGAGTTCTACCAAAAACCAAAAGCCACATTAAAAACAAGCATCACCTCACCTTACATTTACAAGGTGGGTGGAGTGGATACCTTCATTGTTTCGATTATGGAACCAATATTACGTAACGGTAAATTCATTGGAATTTCTGGAATTGATATCAGCCTTGCGACGATTAAGAAATATTTAGATACCTTAAAATTCGCTGACGGGGAAGGAAAAATCACACTCATCTCGGATAACCATTTAGTTTTGTATGATGGGTTTTCGAACCTTTCCGAAGGCCTTGATTTTCGATCCCAGGCCGATGCGTTTTTTTACGACCGTTTGAAAAACAAGGACAAATCCATTTATAGGTTTCATGGGTATTACCATGTTGCCGTTCCCATTACCATTATAGAAGATAACGCTCCTTGGTTTGCGAGGATTTCTGTCCCGGAATCACAAATCCAATCCACTCTTAACTCAATTCTCATCACAACCATAACTCTTGGAATTTTGGGTGTGGTTCTTTCCACCCTATCAATTTATTTTAGTTTCCAAAGATTAGTGGATAGACGGATTAAAGCCATCAACTTATCCACTGACAAAGTAGCATCTGGGGATTTGAGAGAATCTATCGCCATTGACCAGTTAGATGAACTCGGAAGTATTATGGTCAGTTTGGGAAAAATGATCGAACATTTACGGAAACTCATTCGGATTGCACAAAAGTCTTCGGGAAAAATCAGCGAAACCACAGACAAAATCCGAGGAACCATTACTGAACTCACCGATTTAGCCCAGAATCAAGCAGCCTCTTCCGAGGAAGCAAGTGCGACTGTGGAAGAACTCAACGCCTCTTCAGAAACGATCCATAGCAACGTACTCAGTGCTGTCGAAAATACTGAAACCATACATCAATCGTTAGGTGATATCCAACAATTGATGAAAAGAATTTTAGAGAAGGTCAATTCCTTTGGAGAAATCTCAGTCCGTGCCAACCGTAATGCGGAAGAAGGAAGGACGATGGCAAAAGAAGCCTCTCATGCCATCCAAGAGATCCAGGATAAATCAAAAACCATTACAGCATTTTCCAATGTCATTTCAGACATTGCCAAACGAACCGGTTTACTTGCGTTAAATGCTGCGATTGAAGCGGCAAGGGCTGGAGAAAGTGGGAAAGGATTTGCTGTAGTAGCAGAAGAAATCACAAAATTGGCAAGCCAATCCGCAGAATCGGTTTCCCAAATTAATGTTTTATCTTCTGAGGCCCTGGCTTCGATCGAGCGAGGAAATGTACAAGTGGAAAAACTTGTAGACGTTCTAAAAAAAATCACTGACGAAGTGTCTGAGATCTTTGTTTCTTCCAATGAAATACGACCGATGATTGAAGACCAAAGTGCAAGGACTGAAAGTATTTATGCAGAAGTCGCAGAAATTACCGACCAAGTAAAAGCCATCCAACTTTCCACAGAGGAACAACAGAGGGCGACAAATGAATTGGCCAATATGACAGTCAATATTTCGAACGGTTCCCAAGTTTTATCCGACCAGTCTTCTTCTATGTCAGAGAATGCGGAACGCCTAAGCCAAGTGACAACAACTCTGGATGAATTATTAAAGAGTTTTAAGATTTCGAAAGAATAA
- a CDS encoding TIGR04454 family lipoprotein encodes MKKSLILALALGLFLANCKSKVYTQEECESALASTFAQIEEEAKKNPAAAPVLAGLQQGKQKMIDQCTEGKFDPNCLKNAPGFAGIMGCVKK; translated from the coding sequence ATGAAAAAATCCCTCATCCTGGCGCTCGCTCTCGGGCTTTTTTTGGCTAATTGTAAATCCAAAGTGTATACCCAAGAAGAGTGTGAGTCTGCTCTCGCTAGCACATTCGCTCAAATCGAAGAAGAAGCTAAAAAGAATCCAGCAGCAGCACCAGTCCTCGCAGGATTACAACAAGGTAAACAAAAAATGATCGATCAGTGTACGGAAGGAAAATTTGATCCTAACTGTTTGAAAAATGCTCCAGGTTTCGCTGGCATCATGGGTTGCGTAAAAAAATAA
- a CDS encoding Lsa36 family surface (lipo)protein produces MKLRNLLLLLVFVTTISQGELYAQFTCEGSACGFLPSTLTEAGNGSLKKFETGYLNEVLKTNLEAGFLANVGASNIGTGTVRRIQFGVSVSAAGYKKDDIQIKDDYIKYPKLPNVGGAVIPSFHLDINPGWLLGTSEGGYIRRIGIFLHGMNVAVTEDQIQAASNNKNYEGRIAVRSYGGMVRYQLVEKEGFLMNLITWNGINIGVGHHVMEQNMSLSYLEGKASQIEFQGVKGKWGGDTNFVFNTKVQTTNVDLRTGLGVFWIANVIVGGGYSWNSGNNSASLSRRGPFLVTLNDSLPLELPREYQAALDKELLAQNPNATLGFRAAGESHSKRGIGYGIVGLELDLYLVKVIAEGLYGGKDLYSANLGVKLSF; encoded by the coding sequence ATGAAATTGCGAAATCTGCTGCTTCTGCTCGTATTTGTCACAACAATCTCTCAAGGAGAACTGTACGCACAATTTACCTGTGAAGGATCAGCTTGTGGTTTTTTACCATCTACACTTACAGAAGCGGGAAATGGTTCCCTCAAAAAATTCGAAACTGGGTACTTAAACGAAGTACTGAAAACTAATTTGGAAGCTGGTTTTCTAGCCAACGTAGGAGCTAGTAATATCGGAACTGGTACCGTTCGTCGCATTCAATTTGGTGTGAGTGTTTCCGCTGCAGGATACAAAAAAGACGACATCCAAATTAAAGATGACTATATCAAATACCCAAAACTTCCCAACGTAGGTGGTGCTGTGATTCCTTCTTTCCACTTGGATATCAATCCTGGATGGTTACTCGGAACTTCAGAAGGTGGATACATTCGTCGGATCGGAATTTTTCTTCATGGTATGAACGTTGCGGTTACTGAAGATCAAATCCAAGCGGCTTCCAATAATAAAAACTACGAAGGTCGGATCGCCGTACGTTCGTATGGTGGTATGGTCCGATACCAATTAGTAGAAAAAGAAGGTTTTTTAATGAACCTTATCACTTGGAACGGAATCAACATTGGAGTGGGGCATCATGTGATGGAACAAAACATGAGCCTTAGTTACTTAGAAGGAAAGGCATCCCAAATTGAATTCCAAGGTGTGAAAGGAAAATGGGGAGGAGACACCAATTTCGTTTTTAACACGAAAGTCCAAACTACAAATGTAGATTTACGTACGGGTCTTGGTGTGTTTTGGATCGCCAATGTGATTGTCGGTGGGGGATATAGTTGGAATTCGGGGAATAACTCCGCCTCTCTCTCAAGACGTGGCCCTTTTCTCGTTACCTTAAATGATTCCCTTCCTTTGGAACTTCCACGTGAATACCAGGCGGCTCTTGACAAAGAACTTCTTGCCCAAAATCCCAACGCGACTCTCGGGTTTCGTGCCGCTGGTGAGTCTCATTCCAAACGTGGAATTGGGTACGGGATTGTCGGTTTGGAGTTGGATTTGTATCTCGTTAAGGTCATTGCTGAGGGTTTGTATGGCGGTAAGGATCTTTATTCTGCAAACTTAGGAGTCAAACTCTCCTTTTAG
- a CDS encoding DMT family transporter has translation MGLVKEKLSTEWKGVVLVLIGALLFSAKAVVVKLTYRYEISAIGSLFFRMLFAFPFLVWIAWKAEREEGKTPLTKKDVVSVILMGVVGYYLASLFDFLGLKYISAGLERIILFIYPTLVVILSFLFLKKKIHMREVFSLILTYTGVFLAYGQDVQLGSAKDVSLGAFFILLSALTYAIYLMGSGSIIPKLGAKKFTAWALIISSFAVYIHFAIFGTFKELIQPFSFYALAFIMGTVNTVVPAIFVSEGIKRVGSKTAAIVGSIGPMSTLFLAYWLLDEPITLLHAIGTLFVLTGVFWISSVKKTKEASV, from the coding sequence ATGGGTTTAGTGAAAGAAAAATTGAGTACAGAATGGAAAGGGGTAGTGCTAGTATTGATCGGAGCACTTTTGTTCAGCGCCAAAGCTGTTGTGGTGAAATTGACTTACCGGTATGAAATTTCTGCCATTGGATCTCTTTTTTTTCGGATGTTGTTTGCCTTTCCTTTTTTGGTTTGGATTGCATGGAAGGCAGAAAGAGAAGAAGGAAAAACTCCACTCACAAAAAAAGATGTGGTTAGTGTCATCCTTATGGGAGTGGTGGGTTATTATCTTGCCAGTTTATTTGACTTCTTAGGGCTAAAGTACATTAGTGCAGGTCTTGAACGAATCATTCTTTTTATTTATCCTACTCTTGTTGTCATTTTATCGTTTTTATTTTTAAAGAAGAAGATCCATATGCGGGAAGTATTTTCTCTGATTTTAACATATACCGGAGTTTTTTTAGCGTATGGACAGGACGTCCAACTAGGTTCTGCGAAAGATGTGAGTTTGGGAGCTTTTTTTATTTTACTTTCCGCTCTGACTTATGCCATCTATTTGATGGGTAGCGGTTCCATCATTCCAAAGTTAGGTGCAAAAAAGTTTACAGCTTGGGCTCTGATTATCTCTTCGTTTGCTGTATACATTCATTTCGCTATTTTTGGAACTTTTAAAGAACTCATCCAACCGTTTTCTTTCTACGCCCTCGCATTTATTATGGGGACTGTGAACACTGTAGTTCCTGCTATCTTCGTTTCGGAAGGAATCAAACGTGTTGGTAGCAAAACAGCTGCTATAGTTGGATCAATTGGACCAATGTCGACTCTTTTCTTAGCGTATTGGCTACTGGATGAACCGATAACCTTACTACATGCCATTGGTACATTATTCGTACTTACCGGTGTTTTTTGGATTAGTTCCGTAAAAAAAACAAAGGAAGCCTCTGTTTAA